The DNA region CTACGTGAAAGGCGAGGTCGAAGACCTGACCGACCTGCTGTCGCTGTCGCCCGAGGACATCGACGAGCGGGGGATCGACCTCCACCGCGAGCACGAGGTGACTGGGATCGACACCGACGAGCGGACCGTGACCGTCCGCGGTCCTGACGGGGGCCGCCGGGAACAGCCCTACGGCGACCTGCTGGTCGCCACCGGCGCCAGCGCGCTGACCGACCCGGTCGACGGCACCGGCCTGGCCGGCGTCTGCTCGCTGCACGGCATGGACGACGCGGCGGCGATCCGCGCTGCGCTCGAACCCGCGGGCGAGGCGACCGTCGAGTCGCTGGGCGGCGGCGACTTCCTCGACCCGTCGGTGATCGCGCCGTACGCCGACTGGGAGCCGCCGGAGACCGTCGCCGTCGTCGGCGGCGGCTACGTCGGCGTCGAGATGGCCGAGGCGTTCGCCGCCCGCGACCTCGACGTACACGTCTTCCAGCGGAGCGAGCACCTCCTCGACCCCTTCGGCGAGGCCGTCGCCGAGCGCGTCGAGGCCGAACTGCGCGACCGCGGCGTCACGCTCCACCTCGGCGAGACCGTCGAACGGCTGGCGGGCGACGGGCGCGTCGAGCGCCTCGAGTGCGCCGGCGGCACCGCCCTCGATATCGACCTGGCACTCGTGGGCGTGGGGATCCGGCCGAACGTCGGCCTCGTCGCCGACACGGCGGTCGAACTCGGCGACTCGGGCGCGATCGCCGTCGACGATTACGGGCGCACGGCCGTCGAGGGCGTCTACGCCGCCGGCGACTGCGCGGAGGCGCGCCACGCCGTCACCGGGGAGTTCGACTGGGTGCCGCTCGGGCTGACGGCCAACCGCGCGGGTCGCGCGATCGGGGGGACCGTCGCCGGCGACCCGAAGCCGGCCGGCGACCCGAAACCGACCGGCGACGTCGCCGGGACGGCCGTCGTCAAGGCCTTCGACCAGGAGTGCGGCCGGACGGGGATCGTCGACCACGAGCGGGCCGAGGAGGCCGGCTTCGACCCCGTCAGCGAGACGATCACCGACCTGTCGCGGTCGAGTTACTACCCCGGCGCGGCCGAGACGGTCGTGACGCTGACGGCCGACCGCGAGACGGGGCGGCTGCTCGGCGGTACCATCGTTGGCACCGACCGCGCGGCCGTCCGGATCGACACCATCGCGACCGCGCTAGAGGCCGACCTCACGGTCCCGGAGGTCGAGACCCTCGACCTGGGCTACGCGCCCCCGTTCTCCCCCGTCTGGGACCCCGTGCTGACGGCGGCGAAGGTACTGAACGGGTCGCTCGACGAGGGCGACGACTGAGGGGAGGAAACCCGTTCCTCCCGTCAGTCCGCGCCGCTCGCGGCCTCGTCGCTCGCGTCGCCCGGGGCGGCGTCCGCACC from Halosimplex halophilum includes:
- a CDS encoding FAD-dependent oxidoreductase, which translates into the protein MTAEPFVVVGGDAAGLSAASKCKREDPDREVVVFERGPWVSYAHCGTPYYVKGEVEDLTDLLSLSPEDIDERGIDLHREHEVTGIDTDERTVTVRGPDGGRREQPYGDLLVATGASALTDPVDGTGLAGVCSLHGMDDAAAIRAALEPAGEATVESLGGGDFLDPSVIAPYADWEPPETVAVVGGGYVGVEMAEAFAARDLDVHVFQRSEHLLDPFGEAVAERVEAELRDRGVTLHLGETVERLAGDGRVERLECAGGTALDIDLALVGVGIRPNVGLVADTAVELGDSGAIAVDDYGRTAVEGVYAAGDCAEARHAVTGEFDWVPLGLTANRAGRAIGGTVAGDPKPAGDPKPTGDVAGTAVVKAFDQECGRTGIVDHERAEEAGFDPVSETITDLSRSSYYPGAAETVVTLTADRETGRLLGGTIVGTDRAAVRIDTIATALEADLTVPEVETLDLGYAPPFSPVWDPVLTAAKVLNGSLDEGDD